A region from the Stutzerimonas stutzeri genome encodes:
- a CDS encoding osmoprotectant NAGGN system M42 family peptidase encodes MTAKLPEPDLNYLQRVLLETLAIPSPTGFTDTIVRYVAERLSELGIPFELTRRGTIRATLKGRQDSPDRAIAAHLDTIGASVREIHETGRLGLSPVGCWSSRFAEGSRVSVFTDHGVIRGSVLPLLASGHAFNTAVDEMPISWDHVELRLDAHTTCRADSIALGIHVGDFVAFDPMPEFTDSGHISARHLDDKAGVAALLTALKAVVESGLELPIDCHPLFTITEETGSGAAGALPWDVSEFVGIDIAPSAKGQESNEHAVTVAMQDSGGPYDFHLSRHLLKLAENHDIPVRRDLFRYYHSDAQSAIAAGHDIRTALLAFGCDATHGYERTHIDSLAAMSRLVSEYLLSPPVFASDAHTGQGSLESFSHQLEHETQMENDTRVPPVDSIIDRRSDDTAD; translated from the coding sequence ATGACTGCAAAGCTACCTGAACCTGATCTCAACTATCTGCAACGCGTGTTGCTGGAAACCCTGGCGATTCCCAGCCCCACGGGCTTCACCGACACCATCGTGCGTTACGTGGCCGAGCGCCTCAGCGAACTGGGCATCCCTTTCGAGCTGACTCGCCGCGGCACCATCCGCGCCACGCTGAAGGGGCGCCAGGACAGCCCGGATCGCGCCATCGCCGCGCATCTGGACACCATCGGTGCCAGCGTCCGTGAAATCCATGAAACCGGCCGGCTGGGCCTGTCGCCCGTTGGCTGCTGGTCGAGCCGCTTTGCCGAAGGCAGCCGCGTCAGCGTGTTCACCGATCACGGTGTGATACGCGGCAGCGTCCTGCCGCTGCTCGCCTCGGGGCATGCCTTCAACACGGCGGTCGACGAGATGCCGATCAGCTGGGACCACGTCGAGCTGCGCCTGGATGCCCATACCACCTGCCGCGCCGACAGCATTGCATTAGGCATCCACGTCGGCGACTTCGTCGCCTTCGATCCGATGCCGGAATTCACCGACAGCGGCCATATCAGCGCCCGCCACCTGGACGACAAGGCCGGCGTAGCTGCGCTGCTGACCGCCTTGAAAGCGGTGGTGGAAAGCGGCCTCGAATTGCCGATCGACTGCCATCCGCTGTTCACCATCACCGAAGAAACCGGCTCGGGTGCAGCGGGCGCGCTGCCATGGGATGTCAGCGAGTTCGTCGGCATCGACATCGCGCCAAGTGCCAAGGGCCAGGAATCCAACGAGCATGCCGTCACCGTCGCGATGCAGGACTCTGGCGGGCCGTATGATTTCCACCTCTCCCGTCACCTGCTCAAACTGGCGGAAAACCATGACATTCCGGTGCGCCGGGACCTGTTCCGCTACTACCACAGCGATGCCCAGTCGGCGATCGCCGCCGGGCACGATATCCGTACCGCACTACTGGCGTTCGGCTGCGATGCGACCCACGGCTACGAGCGAACCCATATAGACAGCCTCGCGGCCATGAGCCGCCTGGTCAGCGAGTACCTGCTCAGCCCGCCGGTCTTCGCCAGCGATGCACACACAGGGCAGGGATCGCTGGAAAGCTTCAGCCATCAACTCGAGCACGAAACCCAGATGGAGAACGACACGCGCGTACCGCCAGTCGATTCGATAATCGACAGACGCTCCGACGACACAGCCGATTGA
- a CDS encoding hybrid sensor histidine kinase/response regulator, which translates to MLPRLCLALLLCCVAGPLWAFTPVPVTTHDFRQSLGSWTYFLRDPAAELNAEEVLALPEKTFEPVIAKHANKGKNDDVWWFRVELDNQLSDPVGGFVEINYPLLDHIELYVRRPDGSVSRQQSGDERPFKERSVKVSNFWFPVDLEPGVSTLLLRVQSTSTLYVPLYFGTYGSSAAAVEDTMGFAGAFYGVLFAMFCYNFFLFLSLREPAYFWYLIYNLNVGLFALSFDGRLVKWLNDDGGVVALGIYALMLSHCLISIQFSRHFLHTREHFPRLDFALRVAFLVSFAALLSGLVLDLQAWSVLASVMVIISSIGLLLTGAFVWRRGVRYGLYYTLAWGVLLVTFAIVTAGSLGFNLLGLYGSSIVKVGIAFELITLSIGLADRINLLKEEGFRSRQAAARAESENQAKSRFLAKMSHEIRTPLNGVLGMLQLLRETPLDRNQRFYLDTISSSSASLMSVINDILDYARIGAGKLVLEDIEYDLEALLSETVSLFTAQALEKQLRLHVSLAPGVPRRVRGDPTRLKQILLNLISNALKFTEHGYVMLEVTSQGQADARTLEFSVTDSGIGMRPEVLAQLFVSFSQGDSSTTRRYGGSGLGLVISKELVEMMGGQIVVQSAPGQGSRFSFATPLHEAGGNHDPLAALLERRTAVIASQDLRALDAMAGLLMRWGMRVVRCEEPQRLPRYLDDHSAPPLLVIMAPWPGQPEDWLASLRNQLEPNQRVLLLYPPQSGHAIAETDLRLVQLPLPLLLAPLRDALHRLYQPMNRTLPDASAPESGAATSRSRILIAEDNPVSQMVVSSLLRKRGYEVTIAENGRRAVAAYRENPSAIQAILMDCEMPEVNGFEASRQIRCLEAERGLAPVPIIALTAHVLDGHRQQGSDAGMNDFIGKPLDTEQLYACLDRHLHATTVVEPDQPT; encoded by the coding sequence ATGCTGCCGCGCCTTTGCCTGGCCCTCTTGCTTTGTTGTGTAGCTGGTCCGCTCTGGGCATTCACCCCAGTACCGGTGACTACGCATGATTTTCGCCAGTCCCTCGGCAGCTGGACCTATTTCCTCCGGGATCCGGCCGCTGAGCTGAACGCTGAAGAAGTGCTTGCCCTGCCGGAAAAGACCTTCGAACCGGTCATCGCCAAGCACGCCAACAAGGGCAAGAACGACGATGTCTGGTGGTTCCGGGTCGAGCTGGACAACCAGCTGAGCGACCCGGTTGGCGGTTTCGTCGAGATCAACTATCCGTTGCTCGACCACATCGAGCTGTACGTGCGTCGCCCGGACGGCAGCGTCAGCCGGCAACAGTCCGGCGACGAACGTCCATTCAAAGAGCGCTCGGTCAAGGTCAGCAACTTCTGGTTTCCGGTCGACCTAGAGCCCGGCGTCTCGACGCTGTTGCTGCGGGTACAAAGCACCAGCACGCTGTATGTACCACTGTACTTCGGCACCTATGGGTCAAGCGCCGCCGCGGTCGAGGACACGATGGGCTTTGCCGGCGCCTTCTACGGCGTGCTGTTCGCGATGTTCTGCTACAACTTCTTCCTGTTCCTCTCGCTGCGCGAACCGGCCTATTTCTGGTACCTGATCTATAACCTCAACGTCGGGCTGTTCGCGCTCAGCTTCGACGGGCGACTGGTCAAATGGCTGAACGATGATGGAGGTGTCGTTGCCCTGGGCATCTATGCGCTGATGCTCAGTCACTGCCTGATCTCCATCCAGTTCAGCCGGCATTTTCTGCATACCCGCGAGCACTTTCCACGGCTCGATTTCGCATTGCGCGTGGCGTTCCTGGTCTCGTTCGCGGCGCTGTTGTCCGGGCTGGTCCTCGACCTGCAGGCCTGGAGCGTCCTGGCCAGCGTCATGGTCATCATCTCGTCCATCGGCCTGTTGCTGACCGGCGCATTCGTCTGGCGCCGCGGGGTGCGTTACGGTCTGTACTACACCCTCGCCTGGGGCGTGTTGCTGGTGACCTTCGCCATCGTCACGGCGGGCTCGCTGGGCTTCAACCTGCTCGGTCTCTACGGCTCCTCGATCGTCAAGGTCGGTATCGCCTTCGAATTGATCACGCTGTCCATCGGCCTTGCCGACCGGATCAACCTGCTCAAGGAAGAAGGGTTTCGCTCGCGACAGGCCGCCGCCCGCGCGGAGAGCGAAAACCAGGCCAAAAGCCGCTTTCTGGCAAAAATGAGTCATGAAATCCGAACGCCGCTCAACGGTGTTCTCGGCATGCTGCAGCTGTTGCGCGAAACGCCGCTGGATCGCAACCAGCGCTTCTATCTCGACACCATTTCCAGCTCCAGTGCCTCGTTGATGTCGGTGATCAACGACATTCTCGACTACGCACGCATCGGCGCTGGAAAACTCGTTCTGGAAGACATCGAATACGATCTCGAGGCGCTGCTTTCGGAAACCGTCAGCCTGTTCACCGCCCAAGCGCTGGAAAAGCAGCTGCGCTTGCACGTCAGCCTCGCACCCGGCGTGCCGCGACGGGTACGGGGCGATCCCACCCGGCTCAAGCAGATCCTGCTGAACCTGATCAGCAACGCATTGAAATTCACCGAGCATGGCTACGTCATGCTCGAAGTCACCAGTCAGGGCCAAGCGGATGCTCGAACGCTGGAGTTCTCGGTGACCGACAGCGGCATCGGCATGCGTCCCGAAGTCCTCGCTCAGCTGTTCGTGTCCTTCTCTCAGGGCGACTCCAGCACCACGCGCCGGTATGGCGGTAGTGGGTTGGGGCTGGTCATCAGCAAGGAGCTGGTGGAAATGATGGGCGGCCAGATCGTCGTGCAAAGCGCACCAGGGCAAGGTAGCCGCTTCAGTTTCGCCACACCGCTGCATGAAGCGGGGGGCAACCATGATCCGCTCGCCGCGCTGCTGGAAAGACGCACGGCGGTGATCGCCTCCCAGGATCTGCGCGCCCTCGATGCCATGGCTGGCCTGTTGATGCGCTGGGGAATGCGCGTGGTGCGCTGTGAGGAGCCGCAACGGCTGCCTCGCTATCTGGATGACCACAGCGCCCCACCGTTATTGGTGATCATGGCGCCGTGGCCCGGACAACCCGAAGATTGGCTGGCATCGCTGCGCAACCAGCTCGAGCCGAATCAGCGTGTCTTGCTCCTCTACCCACCGCAGAGCGGGCACGCTATCGCTGAAACCGATCTGCGACTGGTCCAGTTGCCCTTACCGCTTCTGCTCGCCCCGCTGCGCGATGCCCTGCATCGGCTCTATCAGCCGATGAACAGGACGCTACCCGACGCTTCGGCACCCGAGTCCGGCGCTGCGACGTCGCGTTCACGCATCCTCATCGCTGAAGACAATCCCGTCAGCCAGATGGTGGTTTCCAGCCTGCTGCGCAAACGAGGCTACGAGGTAACAATCGCGGAGAATGGCCGTCGCGCCGTGGCGGCCTACCGTGAAAATCCCTCGGCCATACAGGCGATCCTGATGGATTGCGAAATGCCGGAAGTGAACGGCTTCGAGGCGAGCCGTCAAATTCGCTGCCTGGAAGCCGAACGCGGGCTGGCACCGGTGCCGATCATCGCGCTGACGGCGCACGTGCTCGATGGCCATCGCCAACAGGGCAGCGACGCGGGAATGAATGACTTCATTGGCAAGCCGCTGGACACCGAGCAGCTGTATGCTTGCCTGGATCGTCACCTGCACGCGACGACGGTCGTCGAACCTGACCAGCCCACCTGA
- a CDS encoding YheU family protein — protein sequence MLIPYDQLEPDTLTRLIEDFVTRDGTDNGDETPLQTRVERVRQALSKGTAVIVFDADHQQCQLALRRDVPKEWLED from the coding sequence ATGCTCATCCCCTACGACCAGCTAGAACCCGACACGCTCACGCGCCTCATCGAGGATTTCGTCACCCGCGACGGCACCGACAACGGCGACGAGACGCCCTTGCAGACCCGCGTCGAACGGGTGCGTCAGGCATTGAGCAAAGGTACCGCGGTGATCGTCTTCGATGCCGACCATCAGCAATGCCAGCTGGCGCTCAGGCGCGACGTGCCGAAGGAATGGCTGGAGGATTGA
- a CDS encoding CynX/NimT family MFS transporter has protein sequence MLALVLAAINLRPGITSFAPLIERIAHELNLSRSLVSLTTALPVLLMGLLAPLAPRLAVRFGLERTISLCLGLIGLALMLRLLGDNPVILIGTAAMVGAGIAVAGPLLSGFIKRYFLDRIGKTAAFYSLSMAVGGTIGVVLTAPATQLLGERWTMGLAIWSIPAILAVMLWWRLPNQPEAAVERRAGLPWREPRAWLVSIYFALQAGLFYALATWLVARYHEAGFSLLQSNTFFSGFMLIGLPSAFAMPWLAQRFGKRHLLMAACGVLATASLLIIAWVPQVQPLVVCMVLGIALNGTFSMSLVLPMYEASTPLAVSRLTAMMLCTGYCLACFSPVLTGLGRDIAGDYRWPFLVLASMAAVMTVLALRLAPRRDPAAATGT, from the coding sequence ATGCTGGCTCTGGTGCTCGCGGCCATCAATCTTCGCCCCGGAATCACCTCCTTCGCCCCATTGATCGAACGCATCGCGCATGAGCTGAATCTCAGCCGAAGCCTGGTCAGCCTGACCACGGCGCTGCCGGTGCTGCTGATGGGTTTGCTGGCACCGCTGGCACCGCGGCTGGCCGTGCGGTTCGGGTTGGAGCGGACCATCAGTCTCTGCCTGGGACTTATCGGGCTGGCGCTGATGTTGAGGCTGCTCGGCGACAATCCCGTGATCCTGATCGGCACGGCGGCGATGGTCGGCGCCGGCATCGCCGTGGCCGGGCCGTTGTTGTCGGGCTTCATCAAGCGCTATTTCCTCGACCGCATTGGCAAGACCGCCGCCTTCTACTCGTTGAGTATGGCTGTTGGCGGCACCATCGGCGTGGTATTGACGGCGCCCGCGACGCAGCTGCTGGGAGAGCGCTGGACCATGGGACTGGCAATCTGGTCGATCCCGGCGATCCTGGCGGTAATGCTCTGGTGGCGATTGCCGAACCAGCCGGAGGCCGCTGTCGAGCGGCGGGCTGGTTTGCCATGGCGCGAGCCGCGCGCCTGGCTGGTGAGCATCTACTTCGCCCTGCAGGCGGGATTGTTCTATGCGCTGGCGACCTGGCTGGTAGCGCGTTATCACGAAGCCGGCTTCAGCCTGTTGCAAAGCAACACCTTCTTCAGTGGCTTCATGTTGATCGGTTTGCCGAGTGCCTTCGCCATGCCCTGGCTGGCGCAGCGCTTCGGGAAGCGACACCTGCTGATGGCTGCCTGTGGCGTGCTGGCGACAGCCAGTCTGCTGATTATCGCCTGGGTTCCCCAGGTGCAGCCGCTGGTGGTCTGCATGGTGCTGGGTATCGCGCTCAACGGCACCTTCTCGATGTCGCTGGTGCTGCCCATGTACGAGGCCAGTACACCGCTGGCGGTCAGCCGGCTGACGGCGATGATGCTCTGTACCGGCTATTGCCTGGCGTGCTTCTCACCGGTGCTGACTGGGCTCGGGCGCGATATCGCGGGAGACTACCGCTGGCCGTTTCTGGTCCTGGCGAGCATGGCGGCGGTCATGACGGTCCTCGCCCTGCGGCTGGCGCCACGGCGTGATCCGGCGGCTGCGACCGGGACCTGA
- a CDS encoding SDR family oxidoreductase has protein sequence MQNRMMVTGAGSGLGREIALRWAREGWQLALSDVNEAGLAETLKMVREAGGDGFTQRCDVRDYSQLTGLAQACESKLGGIDVVVNNAGVASGGFFEELSLEDWDWQIAINLMGVVKGCKAFLPLLQKSRGKIINIASMAALMQAPGMSNYNVAKAGVVALSESLLVELKQQEVGVHVVCPSFFQTNLMDSYRGPTPNMKAQISKLLEASPITAADIADYIYRQVAEGVFMILPHDEGRAAWKIKQQNPQAIYDEMAVLAEKKRNKSKS, from the coding sequence ATGCAAAATCGCATGATGGTCACTGGCGCTGGATCCGGTCTCGGTCGCGAGATCGCGCTGCGTTGGGCGCGAGAGGGTTGGCAGTTGGCGCTCTCGGATGTCAATGAGGCCGGCCTTGCGGAAACCCTGAAAATGGTCCGCGAAGCCGGCGGTGATGGCTTCACCCAGCGCTGTGACGTGCGTGACTACAGCCAGCTGACAGGTCTGGCGCAGGCTTGCGAAAGCAAACTCGGCGGGATCGACGTAGTGGTCAACAACGCCGGTGTTGCGTCCGGTGGCTTCTTCGAAGAGCTCTCGCTGGAGGATTGGGACTGGCAGATCGCAATCAACCTGATGGGCGTGGTCAAGGGCTGCAAGGCATTCCTGCCATTACTCCAGAAAAGCCGCGGCAAGATCATCAACATCGCCTCCATGGCTGCGTTGATGCAGGCGCCGGGCATGAGCAACTACAACGTCGCCAAGGCGGGTGTTGTCGCGCTGTCGGAAAGCCTGCTGGTCGAACTGAAGCAGCAGGAGGTGGGTGTCCACGTGGTCTGCCCATCGTTCTTTCAGACGAACCTGATGGATTCCTACCGCGGACCGACACCGAACATGAAGGCGCAGATCAGCAAGCTGTTGGAAGCTTCGCCGATCACCGCGGCGGATATCGCCGACTACATCTATCGGCAGGTTGCCGAAGGCGTCTTCATGATCCTGCCGCATGACGAAGGGCGCGCAGCCTGGAAGATCAAGCAGCAGAACCCGCAGGCCATCTACGACGAGATGGCGGTGCTGGCGGAGAAGAAGCGCAACAAGAGCAAAAGCTGA